The following are encoded together in the Asticcacaulis sp. genome:
- a CDS encoding TonB-dependent receptor, with amino-acid sequence MKFTKSIILAGTALTGLFVASAALAQSTATEEVEVVVVKGARKGLGPINKETGTKTKTAIDQSYIGAQSAGQTIAETLNLAPGYNFTNNDPYGSSGGNIRLRGLDGSRVSLTMDGVQLNDAGNYAIYTNQQLDPELIQSATVITGATDVDSMTASASGGTVSYTTRKPSDDFGVEATISTGSFNYNRQFVMVNTGAFGPFGTRALFAASNQNYDTFTIESPDNGKLKKQQYNFNIYQPLANGSYFGVRGNYNENRNRFIFGQSLSNFAKNGKYYNSAGANNVNPSNTGNIRGYSKWVINDHFFFTVDPTYQYVMANGGGTGGISEVDGKMSVSGHTYYYSELAGVDINGDGDATDTSVSIYNPNTTVTNRYSLTSTGVYTFDRGDVLRFGASFDRGRTRQSGESTLLNADGRYIDPFGGREDESLRIIGKDGSVHERRYRFSLANVDTFFIEYRGSFLEDKLFVSLGIKQQKMERDLNQYCYSPEDGAGSYAPFCTTTAPAVDNGDGTATFNGVDYIKPYHTTVDFSKTLPSLGLTYKITDANQVYVNYSEALSAPRTDNYYAVVFLNGEVKPANPLPETNKTIELGYRFTSPTFTATADVWAQKYENRIVSSYDPDSDSYFDRNVGNVDLKGFEASAAWAPTSSLSLFGGLTYTDTEILSDYASGATATVNTKGKALPEVPDWMATLGMTYKLSDFTFNLSGKYVGKRFATDLNDLETPDYTVVNGSVRWDLPGLAFLKQGTYAQLNVINLTDEYYFGSISSTVAASNKPSFNVGAPRTVMLSLHTAF; translated from the coding sequence ATGAAATTCACCAAATCCATCATCCTGGCCGGCACGGCCCTGACGGGCCTGTTTGTGGCCTCTGCCGCCCTGGCGCAATCGACCGCCACCGAGGAAGTCGAAGTCGTCGTTGTTAAGGGCGCCAGAAAAGGTCTTGGCCCGATCAACAAGGAAACCGGCACCAAGACCAAGACCGCCATCGATCAGTCCTATATCGGTGCGCAATCCGCCGGCCAGACGATCGCCGAAACCCTCAACCTGGCGCCTGGCTATAACTTCACCAATAACGACCCCTACGGCTCATCCGGCGGCAATATCCGTCTGCGCGGCCTGGACGGTTCGCGCGTGTCTCTGACCATGGACGGCGTGCAACTCAACGATGCCGGCAACTACGCCATCTACACCAACCAGCAACTCGATCCGGAACTGATCCAGTCGGCCACCGTCATCACCGGCGCGACCGATGTGGACTCCATGACCGCCTCGGCTTCCGGTGGTACGGTCAGCTACACCACCCGCAAGCCATCGGATGACTTTGGCGTTGAGGCCACGATCTCGACCGGCAGCTTCAACTATAACCGTCAATTCGTGATGGTGAACACCGGTGCTTTCGGTCCCTTCGGCACTAGAGCCCTTTTTGCGGCGTCTAACCAGAACTACGACACCTTCACGATCGAAAGTCCGGACAACGGCAAGCTGAAGAAGCAGCAATACAACTTCAACATCTACCAGCCTCTGGCCAATGGCAGCTATTTTGGGGTGCGCGGTAACTATAACGAAAACCGCAACCGCTTCATCTTTGGGCAATCGCTGTCGAACTTCGCCAAGAATGGCAAGTATTACAACAGCGCTGGTGCCAATAACGTCAACCCTTCGAATACCGGCAATATCCGCGGCTATTCGAAATGGGTGATCAACGACCACTTCTTCTTCACGGTTGACCCGACCTATCAATACGTCATGGCCAATGGCGGTGGCACGGGCGGTATCAGCGAAGTCGATGGCAAGATGTCGGTTTCCGGGCACACCTACTATTATTCGGAACTGGCCGGCGTCGATATCAACGGCGATGGCGATGCCACTGACACCAGCGTGAGCATCTATAACCCGAATACGACCGTCACCAACCGTTATTCGCTGACCTCGACTGGCGTCTATACTTTCGATCGCGGCGATGTGCTCCGCTTTGGTGCCTCGTTCGACCGCGGCCGTACCCGCCAGTCCGGCGAAAGCACTCTGCTGAATGCAGACGGCCGTTATATCGATCCGTTCGGTGGCCGCGAAGACGAAAGCCTGCGCATCATAGGTAAGGACGGCTCGGTCCATGAGCGTCGCTATCGCTTTTCGCTGGCCAATGTCGATACCTTCTTCATCGAATATCGTGGCAGCTTCCTCGAAGACAAGCTCTTCGTCTCGCTCGGCATCAAGCAGCAGAAGATGGAACGTGACCTGAACCAGTACTGCTACTCGCCGGAGGATGGTGCGGGCTCCTATGCGCCGTTCTGTACCACGACGGCCCCGGCGGTCGACAATGGCGACGGCACGGCTACCTTCAACGGCGTCGACTATATCAAGCCTTACCACACCACGGTCGATTTCTCGAAGACCCTGCCCAGCCTCGGCCTGACCTACAAGATCACCGACGCCAACCAGGTCTATGTCAATTACTCGGAAGCCCTTTCGGCGCCCCGCACCGACAACTATTACGCCGTCGTATTCCTGAACGGCGAGGTCAAGCCGGCCAATCCGCTGCCGGAAACCAACAAGACGATCGAACTCGGCTACCGCTTCACCTCCCCGACCTTCACCGCTACGGCGGATGTCTGGGCGCAGAAGTACGAAAACCGCATCGTCTCTTCCTACGATCCGGATTCGGACAGTTATTTCGACCGTAACGTGGGTAATGTTGATCTGAAAGGCTTCGAAGCCTCGGCGGCCTGGGCCCCGACCTCCAGCCTGTCGCTTTTCGGCGGCCTGACCTATACCGACACCGAAATCCTCAGCGATTACGCGTCGGGCGCTACGGCGACGGTCAACACCAAGGGCAAGGCCCTGCCGGAAGTGCCGGATTGGATGGCGACCCTGGGCATGACCTACAAGCTCAGCGACTTCACCTTCAACCTGAGCGGAAAATATGTCGGCAAGCGCTTTGCCACTGACCTGAACGATTTGGAAACCCCGGATTACACCGTGGTGAACGGTTCGGTGCGCTGGGATCTGCCGGGCCTGGCCTTCCTCAAGCAAGGCACATATGCGCAGCTCAACGTGATCAACCTGACAGACGAGTATTATTTCGGCTCGATCAGCAGCACGGTCGCGGCCTCCAACAAGCCGTCGTTCAATGTCGGCGCGCCGCGCACGGTCATGCTGTCGTTGCACACCGCTTTCTGA
- the aguB gene encoding N-carbamoylputrescine amidase: MTRTVSVAAIQTAYGPDMAANIAKTEAFVREAAAKGAQVILPSELFQGEYFCVSQEERWFATAFPWREHPCVLAMQKLAAELNVVIPTSIYEKEGPHYFNSLVMIDAGGELMGVYRKSHIPDGPGYQEKYYFRPGDTGFKVWNTKYAKVGVGICWDQWYPEAARAMALLGAEILMYPTAIGSEPHDAELDTAAPWQRIMQGHAVANVMPVIASNRIGTESLISPQNGAGQTFYGHSFIANHRGDKVAEFGAKEEGVLVATFDLDYLNTHRAAWGFFRDRRPELYTALASPRPA, encoded by the coding sequence ATGACCCGAACCGTTTCCGTCGCCGCCATCCAGACCGCATACGGTCCCGACATGGCCGCCAATATCGCCAAAACCGAAGCCTTCGTGCGCGAAGCCGCCGCAAAAGGCGCGCAGGTGATCCTGCCCTCCGAGCTGTTCCAGGGTGAATATTTCTGCGTCTCCCAGGAAGAACGCTGGTTCGCCACAGCCTTTCCCTGGCGCGAACACCCCTGCGTTCTGGCCATGCAAAAGCTGGCGGCCGAACTGAATGTCGTTATCCCGACCTCGATCTACGAGAAGGAAGGCCCGCACTATTTCAACTCGCTGGTCATGATCGATGCCGGTGGTGAGCTGATGGGCGTCTATCGCAAGAGCCATATCCCTGATGGCCCCGGCTATCAGGAGAAATACTATTTTCGCCCCGGCGATACCGGCTTCAAGGTATGGAATACCAAATATGCGAAGGTCGGCGTCGGCATTTGCTGGGACCAGTGGTATCCCGAAGCGGCACGCGCCATGGCCCTGCTGGGCGCGGAAATCCTGATGTACCCGACTGCCATAGGCTCCGAACCCCATGACGCCGAACTGGATACCGCCGCCCCGTGGCAGCGTATCATGCAGGGCCATGCGGTGGCCAATGTCATGCCGGTGATCGCCTCCAACCGCATCGGCACCGAAAGCCTGATCTCGCCGCAGAATGGCGCCGGGCAGACCTTCTATGGCCACAGTTTCATAGCTAATCACCGCGGCGACAAGGTGGCCGAATTCGGCGCCAAAGAAGAGGGCGTGCTGGTCGCCACATTCGATCTCGACTACCTCAATACCCACCGCGCCGCCTGGGGTTTCTTCCGCGACCGCCGCCCGGAGCTCTATACGGCGCTCGCCAGTCCGCGCCCGGCGTGA
- a CDS encoding TetR/AcrR family transcriptional regulator — translation MRAIPPESRPYVSAKREAAAAKKREAVIAAASQLLNDGPAMVSMEAVAKAAGVTRLTVYKQFGSRRGLLEAVFDANAEKGGLMRLRELMQLPDPRAALFACIDLMCEFWGSHPGFTKLHSAAGLDPEFAEAINARNERRRLLFASLLARMKGDEKARTDATDLLFGATSMPMFRILIESRTPSEVAALLKSTCAAILDTHGLA, via the coding sequence ATGCGTGCCATTCCTCCCGAATCCCGTCCTTATGTCAGCGCCAAGCGCGAGGCCGCCGCCGCGAAAAAGCGCGAGGCGGTGATTGCAGCCGCCAGTCAGTTGTTGAACGACGGTCCGGCGATGGTCTCCATGGAGGCGGTCGCCAAGGCGGCGGGGGTCACGCGCCTGACGGTCTACAAGCAGTTCGGTTCACGGCGCGGCCTGCTGGAAGCCGTGTTTGACGCCAATGCCGAAAAGGGCGGGCTCATGCGGCTGCGCGAACTGATGCAGTTACCCGATCCCAGGGCGGCGCTTTTTGCCTGTATCGACCTTATGTGCGAATTCTGGGGCAGCCATCCGGGGTTCACCAAGCTGCACAGCGCCGCCGGGCTTGATCCTGAGTTTGCCGAGGCGATCAATGCCCGCAATGAACGTCGCCGCCTGCTTTTTGCCAGCCTGCTGGCGCGTATGAAGGGCGACGAAAAGGCCAGGACCGACGCCACTGACCTGTTGTTCGGCGCCACCAGTATGCCGATGTTCCGTATTCTGATCGAGAGCCGGACACCTTCGGAGGTCGCCGCCCTGCTGAAATCAACCTGCGCGGCCATCCTGGATACGCACGGATTGGCGTGA
- the moaB gene encoding molybdenum cofactor biosynthesis protein B: MAGINPDLPFYPLNVAVLTISDTRDMTTDTSGALLAERLVAAGHTLSDRVIVADDVDAIRGQIGKWVADDSVDVVLTTGGTGFAPRDVTPEAIRPLFRREMEGFGVVFHHASLTTVGVATLQSRAFAGQAEDTFIFCLPGSTGACRDGWDLVLAMELDSRFRPCSLVGQIPRYRGVCP, encoded by the coding sequence ATGGCCGGTATCAATCCAGACCTCCCCTTTTATCCCCTCAATGTGGCCGTCCTGACGATTTCGGACACCCGCGACATGACAACAGACACCTCCGGCGCCCTGCTGGCGGAACGTCTGGTCGCGGCCGGCCACACCCTGTCAGACCGTGTCATCGTGGCGGATGATGTCGACGCCATCCGCGGCCAGATCGGCAAATGGGTGGCCGATGACAGTGTCGACGTCGTCCTGACGACCGGCGGCACGGGTTTCGCCCCGCGCGACGTGACCCCTGAGGCCATCCGCCCCCTTTTCCGGCGTGAAATGGAAGGCTTCGGCGTGGTGTTTCACCATGCCAGCCTGACGACCGTCGGCGTTGCGACGCTGCAGTCACGCGCCTTCGCCGGCCAGGCGGAAGATACATTCATCTTCTGCCTGCCCGGCTCGACCGGCGCCTGCCGGGACGGCTGGGACCTTGTGCTGGCCATGGAGCTCGACAGCCGTTTCCGCCCGTGCTCCCTCGTCGGCCAGATACCGCGCTATCGCGGGGTTTGTCCGTAA
- a CDS encoding DUF542 domain-containing protein yields the protein MPDTLVPDTLVKDIAVAVPGATAVFRRYKIDFCCKGGVPLSEAAATRGVDLALVLDDLAALKGDETEAPDATEALIPYIIERYHEVHRAEFPEAIRMARRVEAVHRDSPDCPHGLGDLLAIMAHELDEHQVIEEQMLFPAMLGGQYDLTHPVARMMSDHEDLGEQLETLARLTTDFVPPYGACTTWRALYAACQKLDTDLRIHMHLENNILFPRFADLPPVTA from the coding sequence ATGCCAGATACCTTAGTGCCGGATACATTAGTCAAAGACATCGCCGTGGCCGTGCCGGGCGCCACGGCCGTTTTCCGGCGTTACAAGATAGATTTCTGCTGCAAGGGTGGTGTGCCCCTCAGCGAGGCCGCGGCCACCCGTGGCGTCGATCTGGCGCTTGTGCTTGACGATCTTGCGGCCCTTAAGGGGGATGAAACCGAAGCGCCGGATGCGACCGAAGCGCTCATCCCGTACATCATAGAGCGATACCACGAGGTTCACCGCGCCGAGTTCCCCGAAGCGATCCGCATGGCACGCCGCGTCGAGGCCGTCCACCGCGACAGCCCTGACTGTCCGCACGGGCTCGGCGATCTTCTGGCCATCATGGCCCATGAACTGGACGAGCACCAGGTCATCGAGGAGCAGATGCTGTTCCCCGCCATGCTGGGCGGCCAGTACGACCTGACCCATCCGGTGGCGCGCATGATGAGCGACCACGAAGACCTTGGTGAGCAACTCGAAACCCTGGCGCGGCTGACCACGGACTTTGTTCCACCCTACGGCGCCTGCACGACCTGGCGCGCCCTCTATGCCGCCTGCCAGAAGCTGGATACGGACCTGCGCATCCACATGCATCTCGAAAACAACATCCTGTTCCCCCGCTTCGCGGACCTGCCCCCCGTGACAGCCTGA
- a CDS encoding SCP2 sterol-binding domain-containing protein, with protein sequence MRPKFLGSFRALPVPLPVPPLWLFKTAALPLNALLTTSLRRVVRERPDVFQKLGRFQHAVFLIAPRDMPFAFRLKPLARQGAVEIVMGHEDKAYSVRISGTLKTLLGLFDGTIDADSSFFGGDISLEGATDAALALHNALEAAELGPGDILGLPARLKPAFNRLVAGLPFGARHGAA encoded by the coding sequence ATGCGTCCCAAATTCCTCGGCTCGTTCCGGGCCTTGCCTGTGCCCTTGCCAGTCCCCCCGCTCTGGCTTTTTAAAACGGCAGCCCTGCCGCTCAATGCCCTTCTGACGACATCACTCAGGCGGGTGGTCAGGGAACGGCCTGATGTCTTTCAAAAACTTGGTCGCTTCCAGCACGCCGTATTCCTGATCGCGCCGAGGGATATGCCCTTTGCTTTCCGGTTGAAGCCATTGGCGAGGCAGGGCGCTGTCGAAATCGTCATGGGGCATGAAGACAAGGCGTATTCGGTCAGGATCAGCGGAACTCTCAAGACACTTCTTGGCCTGTTCGACGGGACTATAGACGCGGATTCGAGCTTCTTCGGCGGCGATATAAGTCTGGAGGGCGCAACCGATGCGGCGCTGGCTCTGCACAATGCCCTGGAGGCCGCTGAACTGGGGCCGGGGGATATTCTGGGACTACCGGCCAGACTGAAACCTGCCTTCAACCGGTTGGTCGCCGGATTGCCTTTCGGGGCGCGCCATGGCGCCGCCTAA
- a CDS encoding U32 family peptidase, with translation MAPPKPKLELVCPAGSAPMLRAAIEGGADSVYCGLRDETNARNFPGLNLDAAELAAAVNWTHEKGGKLLLAINTFARAGDTGAWQKAVDCAVWSGVDAVIAADLGVLAYAHSVWPDLRLHLSVQAAAGTPQAIAFYAETFGVKRVVLPRVLSVEEVTRLTRAVDVEIEAFVYGGLCVMAEGRCALSSYAAPGSPNLTGVCSPPDSVRFVESQGVTTARLGDFAIDRHAPGEPAGYPTLCKGRFVIDDTPAYLFEDPVSLNAMDMLAGLKRAGVTAVKVEGRQRGKAYVSRVAQAFRQAIDALEAGRPTTPYADMLADLAEGRKETSGAYRKSWR, from the coding sequence ATGGCGCCGCCTAAACCGAAGCTGGAGTTGGTATGCCCCGCCGGATCGGCGCCCATGCTGCGCGCGGCCATCGAAGGCGGCGCCGACAGTGTTTATTGCGGCCTGCGCGACGAGACCAACGCCCGGAACTTTCCCGGCCTGAACCTGGATGCCGCCGAACTGGCGGCGGCCGTCAACTGGACACACGAAAAGGGCGGCAAGCTCCTGCTGGCCATCAATACCTTTGCCAGGGCCGGCGATACGGGGGCATGGCAAAAGGCCGTCGACTGCGCGGTGTGGTCCGGGGTGGATGCGGTCATCGCCGCCGACCTGGGCGTCCTGGCCTATGCGCATTCGGTCTGGCCGGATTTGCGGCTTCATCTCTCTGTCCAGGCCGCGGCGGGCACACCCCAGGCAATCGCCTTCTATGCCGAGACCTTTGGTGTCAAGCGTGTCGTCCTGCCCCGCGTGCTCAGCGTTGAGGAGGTCACGCGCCTGACCCGAGCGGTCGATGTGGAAATCGAGGCGTTCGTTTATGGCGGCCTGTGCGTCATGGCCGAGGGCCGCTGCGCGCTGTCGTCATATGCCGCGCCGGGATCGCCCAATCTGACAGGTGTATGTTCGCCGCCTGATTCCGTCCGCTTTGTCGAATCCCAGGGCGTGACGACGGCCCGGCTGGGCGATTTCGCCATTGATCGCCACGCGCCGGGCGAACCGGCCGGATATCCAACCCTGTGCAAGGGCCGTTTTGTCATCGATGATACGCCCGCCTATCTGTTTGAAGACCCGGTCAGCCTCAATGCCATGGATATGCTGGCGGGCCTGAAGCGCGCCGGCGTCACCGCCGTCAAGGTCGAAGGGCGGCAACGAGGGAAGGCATATGTATCGCGCGTGGCGCAGGCGTTCCGGCAGGCGATAGACGCCCTCGAAGCCGGCCGGCCGACCACGCCCTATGCCGATATGCTGGCCGATCTCGCCGAGGGGCGAAAGGAAACGTCTGGAGCGTACAGAAAATCATGGCGGTAG
- a CDS encoding NnrS family protein: MERGRALSAAGGLNGWRLSRWRGLATRKEPLLWILHVGYAWLVIGLVLLGLAALGQAVNPPGAVPMQAGLHALTAGAIGVMTLAVMTRSSLGHTGRPLTAGRGTLIIYLLVNAAALVRVGAAPVPQAYMPGLILSAMLWMAAFGGFILVYGPRLVTARLRA; the protein is encoded by the coding sequence ATGGAGCGGGGGCGCGCGCTCTCGGCGGCCGGCGGGCTCAATGGCTGGCGCCTCAGCCGGTGGCGGGGATTGGCCACACGCAAGGAACCGCTGTTGTGGATCCTGCATGTCGGTTACGCCTGGCTGGTCATTGGCCTGGTCTTGCTGGGCCTGGCTGCGCTGGGGCAGGCGGTCAATCCGCCGGGCGCGGTGCCGATGCAGGCGGGGCTTCACGCACTGACCGCCGGCGCCATCGGCGTGATGACCCTGGCCGTCATGACGCGGTCCAGCCTCGGACACACCGGCCGGCCCCTGACGGCTGGCCGGGGAACGCTCATCATCTACCTTCTGGTCAATGCGGCGGCCCTGGTGCGGGTGGGCGCCGCCCCGGTACCTCAGGCCTATATGCCCGGCCTGATCCTCTCGGCCATGCTGTGGATGGCGGCGTTCGGCGGCTTCATCCTGGTCTATGGACCCAGGCTGGTTACCGCCCGCCTGCGGGCTTGA
- the moaA gene encoding GTP 3',8-cyclase MoaA (together with moaC, is involved in the conversion of a guanosine derivative (GXP) into molybdopterin precursor Z) encodes MEGITKIAMTTNGWNMDRRVAQWRNAGLSHLNVSVDSLDSERFQQITGHDRLPAVLTGIDRALGLDFASVKLNAVLLKSTAEAGFDVWADFVRHRPVAVRFIELMRTGDNAEYFAANHIKGSVVTDWLEASGWQLQPKLKDGGPANEYAHPDYAGRIGLIAPYAAGFCDGCNRLRVTARGKLRLCLFGEGGCDLRDLLQRADDRPALIERISGALTGKPAGHRLKDNLPGDLRHLAELGG; translated from the coding sequence GTGGAGGGCATTACAAAGATCGCCATGACCACCAATGGCTGGAACATGGATCGTCGGGTTGCGCAGTGGCGCAATGCCGGGCTCAGCCATCTGAATGTCAGCGTCGATTCGCTCGACAGCGAGCGGTTTCAACAGATTACGGGGCATGACAGACTGCCGGCCGTCCTGACGGGGATTGACAGGGCGCTCGGCCTGGATTTCGCCTCGGTAAAACTCAATGCGGTCCTGCTTAAGAGTACGGCCGAAGCCGGCTTTGACGTCTGGGCGGATTTCGTTCGTCACAGGCCGGTTGCAGTACGGTTCATCGAACTGATGCGTACAGGCGATAATGCCGAGTATTTTGCCGCCAATCACATCAAGGGCAGCGTCGTTACGGACTGGCTTGAGGCGTCAGGCTGGCAATTGCAGCCGAAACTGAAGGACGGTGGGCCGGCGAATGAATATGCCCATCCCGACTATGCGGGCCGCATCGGCCTGATCGCGCCCTATGCCGCCGGCTTCTGTGATGGCTGCAACCGGCTGCGGGTAACGGCCCGCGGCAAGCTGCGCCTGTGCCTCTTCGGGGAAGGGGGCTGCGATCTGCGTGACCTGCTGCAACGGGCGGATGACCGGCCTGCGCTCATTGAGCGGATATCCGGCGCCCTGACCGGCAAACCGGCCGGCCACAGGCTGAAGGACAACCTGCCCGGCGACCTCCGGCATCTGGCGGAACTAGGGGGTTAG
- a CDS encoding cyclic nucleotide-binding domain-containing protein, with amino-acid sequence MRDVDLNRIRGLQLFAGMSDARFTDATGGAFLQNFPANATLLYEGDPVDFLYILLEGTVELQGTWKDKESTLAILRPVSTFILAAVVLDANALMSARTLEKSQILMLSAESLRRAMNEDPAFAVAVAQEVSGCYRGLVRSIKNQKLRSGAERLANYLLTLQVRQGGVETVTLPYEKRTLASLLGMTAENLSRAFATLSDYGVEVQGAEVKLARPVPLRRLAAPSPLLDNHMPPGRARPARPPRRCGRLLSGHAAPKEANPLVPPDAGGRRAGCPSACGRPVCRSGRRISAQ; translated from the coding sequence ATGAGAGATGTCGATCTTAACCGCATTCGCGGCCTGCAATTATTCGCCGGCATGAGTGACGCCCGGTTCACGGACGCGACCGGCGGCGCCTTCCTGCAGAACTTTCCGGCCAATGCCACGCTGCTCTATGAGGGCGATCCGGTCGACTTCCTCTATATTCTGCTGGAGGGTACGGTTGAACTGCAGGGCACCTGGAAGGACAAGGAAAGCACGCTGGCGATTCTCAGGCCCGTTTCGACCTTCATCCTGGCGGCCGTGGTGCTGGACGCCAATGCCCTGATGTCGGCCCGCACGCTGGAAAAGTCTCAGATCCTGATGCTGTCGGCCGAGTCGCTGCGGCGCGCGATGAATGAAGATCCGGCTTTCGCCGTGGCTGTCGCCCAGGAAGTCTCCGGCTGCTATCGCGGCCTGGTCCGTTCCATCAAGAATCAGAAGCTGCGCAGCGGCGCCGAGCGGCTGGCCAATTATCTGCTGACGCTTCAGGTGCGTCAGGGCGGCGTGGAAACAGTCACCCTGCCTTATGAAAAGCGCACCCTCGCCTCGCTGCTGGGCATGACGGCCGAAAACCTCTCGCGCGCCTTCGCCACCCTCTCTGATTACGGCGTCGAAGTGCAGGGCGCCGAAGTCAAACTGGCCCGGCCGGTGCCGCTCAGGCGTCTGGCGGCGCCCAGCCCGCTGCTCGACAATCACATGCCGCCCGGCCGGGCACGACCGGCAAGGCCGCCAAGGAGATGTGGCCGCCTTCTGAGCGGTCATGCAGCGCCGAAAGAAGCTAACCCCCTAGTTCCGCCAGATGCCGGAGGTCGCCGGGCAGGTTGTCCTTCAGCCTGTGGCCGGCCGGTTTGCCGGTCAGGGCGCCGGATATCCGCTCAATGA
- a CDS encoding NarK/NasA family nitrate transporter: MVSDSDKPAPGAFAALWVSTLSFTACFAVWTIFAIIGIQIKADLHLNDAEFGLLAGTPILTGSLVRLFLGVWTDQFGGRVVNLLVMLAAAAATYLLSFAHTYPQFLLAALGVGISGGSFAVGVAYVSRFYPKSRQGTVLGIFGAGNIGSAFTKIVAPMVMVALGWTAVAQYWALGLFVMALIFFFTTRDDPDLVSRRKSGVKAVPMLTQLAPLRNLQVWRFALYYFFVFGGFVSLALWLPHYLVGVYSLDVRTAGLFAAAYSIPASLFRAVGGWLADRIGARKVMYLTFGVSLICCFVLAYPSASYVVDGVKGPIAFRIATGLVPFTFIIFVLGFFMSLGKAAVYKHIPVYYPDRVGAVGGVVGMVGGLGGFILPITFGFLNDITGIWTSCFMLLFVLVGSALLWMHFAIRRMEQARFPGMSTLPELPELVGMGQAPAAKS; encoded by the coding sequence ATGGTTTCCGATTCCGACAAACCCGCACCGGGCGCCTTTGCCGCACTCTGGGTGAGTACCCTCTCATTCACGGCCTGTTTTGCGGTCTGGACGATCTTTGCCATCATCGGCATCCAGATCAAGGCTGACCTGCATCTGAACGATGCTGAATTCGGTTTGCTGGCCGGCACGCCGATCCTGACCGGCTCGCTGGTCAGGCTGTTCCTCGGCGTCTGGACCGACCAGTTTGGCGGCCGGGTCGTCAACCTGCTGGTCATGCTGGCCGCTGCGGCCGCCACCTATCTTCTGTCCTTTGCGCACACCTATCCGCAATTTCTCCTGGCCGCTCTGGGTGTGGGTATTTCCGGCGGATCGTTCGCCGTCGGTGTGGCCTATGTTTCGCGTTTCTATCCGAAAAGCCGGCAGGGCACGGTTCTCGGCATCTTCGGCGCCGGCAATATCGGCTCGGCCTTCACCAAGATCGTCGCGCCGATGGTGATGGTGGCCCTGGGCTGGACCGCCGTCGCCCAATACTGGGCCCTGGGCCTCTTCGTCATGGCGCTCATCTTCTTCTTTACCACCAGGGATGATCCGGATCTGGTGTCGCGGCGGAAAAGTGGCGTGAAGGCCGTGCCCATGCTGACCCAGCTTGCGCCGCTGCGGAACCTGCAGGTATGGCGCTTTGCCCTCTACTATTTCTTTGTGTTCGGCGGCTTCGTTTCGCTCGCCCTGTGGCTGCCGCATTACCTGGTCGGTGTCTACAGCCTGGATGTCCGGACGGCGGGCCTGTTCGCGGCGGCCTATTCCATTCCGGCGTCATTGTTCCGGGCCGTCGGCGGCTGGCTGGCTGACCGGATCGGCGCGCGCAAGGTCATGTACCTGACCTTCGGGGTCAGCCTCATCTGCTGCTTCGTGCTCGCCTATCCGTCGGCCAGCTACGTGGTGGATGGCGTAAAGGGCCCCATCGCCTTCCGGATAGCCACCGGGCTGGTCCCGTTCACGTTCATCATTTTCGTGCTCGGCTTCTTCATGAGCCTGGGCAAGGCCGCGGTCTACAAACACATTCCCGTCTATTACCCCGATCGCGTCGGCGCCGTCGGCGGCGTGGTCGGCATGGTGGGTGGCCTTGGCGGTTTCATCCTGCCGATCACCTTCGGCTTTCTCAACGACATCACCGGTATCTGGACCAGTTGCTTCATGCTGCTCTTTGTCCTGGTCGGCTCGGCGCTTCTGTGGATGCACTTCGCCATCCGCCGCATGGAGCAGGCGCGTTTTCCCGGCATGTCCACACTCCCCGAACTGCCTGAACTGGTCGGCATGGGCCAGGCGCCCGCCGCCAAGTCTTAA